The Nicotiana tomentosiformis chromosome 9, ASM39032v3, whole genome shotgun sequence genome contains the following window.
atttttatatccaaatggtaaaacgttccattcataaaatccttgtggtactgtaaaaGCTGTTAATTTTTTAGATTCTTCTTCTAATTTTAGGTGAtaaaatcctgatttacaatcgaatttactgaagtaattatatccttgtacttgccttatttttaatattttatttggtatcgggtaattatatgtttttgtttttgcatttaaattccTATAATCTATTACCATTCTACTTTTACCTCTTTTTTGCTcattatgtttatttactataaatgctgggctattatgtttactattactttcctgtatataattattttttaatagttcttttatatgcattttgaattcttctagatcattaaaattatattttaatggtttctgtgttattatactattttcatctattaattctatttttactttcgttttatgTTTATCCCATCCTTGAAGGGGATTTTCATTATATAATGATTCTAATTtgtcttgaattatttttatcttatttatagcaaatattattaattctatttgttgctcatttattttttcattttctaatttttgggTTACCTTTTCACTTCCTTTAATCCACGgtgttgtttttcttattttatttcttactctttttgctcctatTTTTTGTTTGCATGGTGTAGTAAACCACCAATGAGTTTTTGTTATTATATGTGGGTATAATTTATCTAAAAAGGGCATTCCTATTAATATATCTTTATTTGTAAATTCATAACTATATATTTCATCCATAGTTagtattttatcccatatttgtatttttatattttttgctttttgcgtTATCAAGCTTCCTTCATTGTTAAATCCTGTTACCACAATAGGTGTTAataatttttcccatttatctTCAGGTAAACAGTTATGTCTGCATACATTTACTCctgctcctgtatctatcatGGGTGTATAATATCTGCTGTAATAtccttctattattatttttgctagtatatatatttttgtcatGTTAAGGTTCTTTCAattgttattttcttatttttatatgtTATTATAAGATGTCTATCTCCTAGGTTATATGGTTTAACtgtttctaaccattttattcctaaggtaatattttcatttccttggtaaatattaaattctatttctactgggattcctccaataattagttccttctttgttatttcttctGTTCCTACCAAATTTTTAGGTAATCCTGGGCATATTATTTCTGTAGTTATTATTTCACTTTCTTTAACTAGTTCTTTAGTTATATAATTGTCTTCTTGTCCAGTATTTATCATTATTAGGTATTTTCTTTGATCTATTACTCCTGTTATATAATAGTTGTGTAACTCCGGTTCTTTTATTAATCTTTGTGGGTTTGTATATTCTAATCTTCTCGAGGTACTTGCTCTTGAAGATGTAGTTTGTGGGGATTCATAATTTATTCTTTTAGATGTGCTTAGTCTTTCTCTTACTATTTCTAAATCTCCTTCCATATCTATATCTTTGTAACTATAATCATTATTGTCTATGACTGATATTATACTATCAAATGggttttctatctttattttttcaatcttatttcgtgctgttattttgtgattggttgttaatatatataaatttttacattttgctgtaaatattttacttcctGGTGCCAGctctattcctgacattttccagtacAATACTAGTGATTTATCTATATTAGCATCTTTTAATGCTACTGTATAGTTAGcactaattataaatttaaatttttggtatatcaaatttccttttattgcacaaATTATACTCTTTTCTATAGGTTGTActattctatcatctgctaaatatatttctattggTGTATCTATCCCTTCTCTAAAACAGGCTTTTATAAGTATTTCTGTTCCTCCTAAGTGTACATATTTGATCGGATTTTTTGCTTTTATATTctgaatttctttatttattgttcttttatttattataggTATTTTAGCTTTTCCTCTAGTATATTTACAATctattatatgttctttttgacttattacataatattcttcttttttaattttgaacCAGTTTTTTATTGTTGGTACTTCTAATATTTTACCGATGCTTAAATCtaaatcttttccttttattttttcaaaaatatcattatcaaatattactttttgttCACTTGATTCTTCATCCTTATATTCTTCTCTGCTTATTATTTGTATATCGTTTTCAGTCATTTTCCTCTATATCTGATAGTTCTTTTTCTGATTCTATTTCTGTTTCTAATTCAGGTTCTAATTCATAAatactatcttcactatctaTTTCATAATCTATATAGTCTAGTTGCATGTATTCTTCATTATCAGtgttaatttctgttatttgtttCTTTTTAGGGTCTCTAGGTAATTTACAATCTTTGGCTAGGTgtcctaattttccacaattgtaaCAAGTACATTCGGATAATTTTTTCTTAATTCTATATGGTCTTTTTCTTTTGTAATCTTTTATATAATATCTTTTCCTCGGGTTTTTATACTTATATTTTAACTTAtttcttctatattttttatattttcttttataatttttctttttataataattaTCTGTACATCCAAACTGGGGTGCAGTTTTAATTTTACAACATGTAAGGTTTTTTATCAGTGTTTTTTccattttaatttcttctttatgtttttcACATAATTCTATAAACCAATTCTTTAAATATCTAATTCTAGCTCCTAAGGTATCTTCTAATCCTGCTTTTTCCCAATCTCTTATTATTTTAGAActaaaaggttctggtaattttgtaaagtatatttttctgatttcttttccttcttcaacACTATATGTTCCTTTATAGTAATATTCTTTAAATGCACACGTATATTCGTCTATGTAACACATGTTACATATAGCTAGTTTGTTCATTAGATTTCTACTTactgttttttctttttgttgctcTTCTATTTCTGTTGTCATACTACTAAATTCATTTCTTATAGctaattcatattttattaaTATGTCTATAGTTGTTGTAGCTGATTCACCATCgaattttttattacttcttaaTGCTTTTATACTTTCATCATTTAGATTTTGTATCCATAATTTTACTGTTCCTATTATTGTcctttctatatatcctggtgcttctggaattggtattttattatctattaattgttttgatatatatcctacccatagttgtattattttattaacgTCTTCTACGCAATCTGATACCATTTTGGGGGGTTTGTGGGTCGGATTTAGCTCCGATTAGCTTTTGTTCATAAATCTTCATAAGTCTGAATATTCTTCTACCAAATCGTATGTATTTTGTGGGTCTTCTACTTCTTTTTCGTATTTAAGTATTTTTTCCCAAATATCTATTTTTATGTCAGTAGGTTTTAATTCTTTGATAAAATATAGgactagtattttatatttttctagcaTTCTTTTTGTCATGTAAGTAGTTATTCTGTATTTTTCTATCATTCTTTAAAAGTGGTTCAGATTATATTTTTGTTTAGTCTTTAGTGGATTTGTTGTATTTATGACTATTTTtatattgtaaatattttattgtaaTATTCTGTTTGTAacggttttatttttaatatttccgTTATGTCTTGTTGTATATTTATCAGAAGGTCTATATCCTTTGTTATTAAGTAAGTATTGATTGTTAATTTTAGTTGTTGTTCTAAAGCTTCTATTTTTTCCGTAATTTCTATCCAGTATGGTAAATATTCTTGATTTATCATGCTTAATCATAATATTCTCTTATTATAGATTCtaattttgatatttctattttacAATTTGTTATATATTCTACATATTCTATTTCTCCTGTTTCTATATATtcgtttatattaattttttggagttggaagaatgttattaatttgtttatatttagtttttctagtttatccttattatgtagttcttttaattgttttatattatctcttatatgttctaaaaagattagatctttagattcttgatataattgcatattttgatgtaatctaTGTTCTTGTAATTCTATTATTTTTCGGGTTTCTGTTAGGTTCATCTAGTCTGAATATATATCCTCTGTAAGTATATCAAATTCAGATAGGCTTATTGTATTCTCTTCTTCTAAGTCAGATAATTCTGCTAAATCATACCATTGTTGGGTCATTAGTTCTAGTATTTCGTTCATAAGTAATttgtcaaatattatatttttgataTCATTATTTAGTGATCTAAGTATGTGTAAAATGGTTATTTTATATTCATCAGTGTTATCTAAGATGTAAGGATGATCCATTTTTGTTTGATGTTTTGGCTAAAAATATTCCTTTAATCTCTTCGTTTATCATGTTTATCGTCATCCTATAACAAGTTATTAAGAACAATTCTTTtagtcactaccatgattttttgcTTCAATCGTTTTACCCTAACAGCGCCTCAACTCTGGTTACTTCCCTACCACGGCCTTCTGCCTTACTGGTTTCACCCTTAGGATGGCATAGTCTGGGCTTAAACTACTCTCAGCATAATTATTCATGGCAAACTTACTAAAATTATTCTAAATAACAGTTATAACATGATAACAATTATGATAATCTAGAGATTTCAGGAATATATGTATTTagctatacatattttaaaaaaaacttactTGATACTGTATATCGGGGATTTCTTCTTTCATAGGTTTGGATTGCTCCATAGATTAAAGATGTTAATTTATTTCACTGAATAGATTTTTACAAGAGAGGTTACAAGAGAGTTTTTTCAGAAGGATGTGAAAGGGGTAAGGTAAGGTGTGTCCCTCTAAGCCTTAAGGGCTGTCTATTTATAACGGAAACTAATCCAAACATCGTCCTCCTAACTTTACACTTGGACGGTctaaaattaaagtaaaagaCGCGTTCCCAACAGTTTTTCCACTGACAGTGGTAGTGATAAAGTGGGACTCACAACAACAACTTAAAAACTAAAAGACGGAAAATAATTTACATAAAGTCAAAAGTTGCTTTAATAATTACATAGCttttttctttatgtcattttctgcttcttcttggGTCCTGCCGATCCTGCTAGCTGTCCTTTTGTTTTTGTCTTGTAGCTTTTGTTGTAAGATTCCTTTGtctctttcttgatattttgttgcgtatctttttagttttcttcttcttcaaatttgATTTCTGGAACTATGTTTTTCTCTCCTTGACATTTCGAACATATGTGCTCTGAGTAGATTGGACTAATTTGTTTGCAGTATCTTGTCATTaagttttgagaaataaattctcCTCTAATAGCTCTTGTAATGGGTGCTTCTTCTGGTTGGATTAATGTTTTAATCCATCTCCGTATCTCTTCCATGTCGTTTTCCCTTAGGTTTTTTGAATGGGTGTAGATCATCGTGTGTTCTCGGGATTGGTATCcccaaataggtttttcttctACATAATTGTTGACTAGTTCACTTAGAATGGTTGATAGTCCTATAATTCTTTTGTTTGAGTAGAATGCTGGTATATCAGGTTTGGGTATTTCTGGTTGTATTTGTACATTTTCTGGGATAATCATTTCTCTAGTTAGTCCTAATTTAATAACTTGGATTATTGGTTTTATCTCGTTATAGAGTATCTCTGCTGGTGCtacataaaattttatataaaataggTCTCCTTTGGTGATTCTCTTGTAGGTAGTAAAGGCACTATATAGCTCTGGTATTGTAGCTATTTCTTGTCCGGTTTGTGTGTACACTGTACTTAATAGTCCGTAATTGTAACATGTTTTAACTAAATTTGCATTCGTCCCTGGTTGGGCAATCAGTCGGTTGTATCCTTGTAATGGTTGTGTTATATAGTCTGTTTTTgggttttggattgtttttgatcTCGGATTTAGGTTTAAAAAGGTTTGAATCTTGTGGATATTTTGTATATAGCTGTTGGTAATATAATCGTAGGTTTGTTTTTCCTGGTTTAAGCTTTCTCTATAGCTAGTTGTTTGTGGTGATGGTGTCAaaggattttgggattttggggtATATGGCTTGTTGAACATGGcgttcatatttgtatttgtatgttttccttttcttattgcTGATGTTGATGTACCTGCAGCTGTATGTAAAATAGTGTTAGTTTGTAGGTTTTGGGTTTTTAGGTGTTTCCCAACGTCACCTCCTAGGTCCGCATGTTTTGAGCCATGCTGCTGGCTTAGTTCCGCATGTTTTGAGCCATGCTGCTGGCTTAGGTTTTTTGCTTCTATAATCTGCAACCTCTTTTCTACTTCCGTCATTTGTAGTGATAGTGTAGTAAGTATTGAAAATAGGTCTTGTGTAGTTTCTTCTTCATTTGTTTGTGTACTTTTGTCTTGATAAGTAATCTGCAATCACATTCTTGTCAGTAGGAATTATTTCTATTGTAAATGTGAAATTTAGTATATTTAATACGAGTCTTCGTATTTCTTTCGTTGTAACTGAGTCTTGTACCTTTttggttatccaccatttaactTGTGTGTTATCTGTTCTAACAATAAATTTGTTATatactatatatggttcaaacgATAATAAACActtatataaagctaataattcttttctatttatttcccattttaactGTGGTTCCGTAAatgatcctgaataatatctacagtgatgttctattttttcatccttatatttgtatttaagtactcctccataactatggtTACTTGAGTCTGtctctactatatatataaattctctattttcatctggaaaatatagttttggtaattttttacacatatcttttattttttgtatatatgttttgtctttttcatcaaagtgatattctatatctttctttaattttttctgtaaaggttttaaattttctgccaatttaggtatatattctctaACTTGGTTAACTAATCCTAagaatgattgtaatttcttttttgtatctagggtttcatttaaatttattattttttgtactatatgtgtttgcattttaattccatttttatctatttgaattcctaagaattccacctgatttttAAGTATTTCTGCCTTATTTTTACTAAGGCTAATTCCTGAGGATTCTAttatatgtatgaatttttctaataattttatatgttgatcTTGTGTCCTTGAGTATAGTAGTATATCGTCTATGTAGATTATACAGTTTTCTAATTGATTAAAATAGctatccataaaatgttggtatcttcctggtgcatttttatatccaaatggtaaaacgttccattcataaaatccttgtggtactgtaaaaGCTGTTAATTTTTTAGATTCTTCTTCTAATTTTAGGTGAtaaaatcctgatttacaatcgaatttactgaagtaattatatccttgtacttgccttatttttaatattttatttggtatcgggtaattatatgtttttgtttttgcatttaaattccTATAATCTATTACCATTTTGGGGGGTTTGTGGGTCGGATTTAGCTCCGATTAGCTTTTGTTCATAAATCTTCATAAGTCTGAATATTCTTCTACCAAATCGTATGTATTTTGTGGGTCTTCTACTTCTTTTTCGTATTTAAGTATTTTTTCCCAAATATCTATTTTTATGTCAGTAGGTTTTAATTCTTTGATAAAATATAGgactagtattttatatttttctagcaTTCTTTTTGTCATGTAAGTAGTTATTCTGTATTTTTCTATCATTCTTTAAAAGTGGTTCAGATTATATTTTTGTTTAGTCTTTAGTGGATTTGTTGTATTTATGACTATTTTtatattgtaaatattttattgtaaTATTCTGTTTGTAacggttttatttttaatattttcgtTATGTCTTGTTGTATATTTATCAGAAGGTCTATATCCTTTGTTATTAAGTAAGTATTGATTGTTAATTTTAGTTGTTGTTCTAAAGCTTCTATTTTTTCCGTAATTTCTATCCAGTATGGTAAATATTCTTGATTTATCATGCTTAATCATAATATTCTCTTATTATAGATTCtaattttgatatttctattttacAATTTGTTATATATTCTACATATTCTATTTCTCCTGTTTCTATATATtcgtttatattaattttttggagttggaagaatgttattaatttgtttatatttagtttttctagtttatccttattatgtagttcttttaattgttttatattatctcttatatgttctaaaaagattagatctttagattcttgatataattgcatattttgatgtaatctaTGTTCTTGTAATTCTATTATTTTTCGGGTTTCTGTTAGGTTCATCTAGTCTGAATATATATCCTCTGTAAGTATATCAAATTCAGATAGGCTTATTGTATTCTCTTCTTCTAAGTCAGATAATTCTGCTAAATCATACCATTGTTGGGTCATTAGTTCTAGTATTTCGTTCATAAGTAATttgt
Protein-coding sequences here:
- the LOC138898480 gene encoding uncharacterized protein, with translation MTEVEKRLQIIEAKNLSQQHGSKHAELSQQHGSKHADLGGDVGKHLKTQNLQTNTILHTAAGTSTSAIRKGKHTNTNMNAMFNKPYTPKSQNPLTPSPQTTSYRESLNQEKQTYDYITNSYIQNIHKIQTFLNLNPRSKTIQNPKTDYITQPLQGYNRLIAQPGTNANLVKTCYNYGLLSTVYTQTGQEIATIPELYSAFTTYKRITKGDLFYIKFYVAPAEILYNEIKPIIQVIKLGLTREMIIPENVQIQPEIPKPDIPAFYSNKRIIGLSTILSELVNNYVEEKPIWGYQSREHTMIYTHSKNLRENDMEEIRRWIKTLIQPEEAPITRAIRGEFISQNLMTRYCKQISPIYSEHICSKCQGEKNIVPEIKFEEEEN